The Thermobifida halotolerans sequence GTCCGGTTCGCGCACGAGGTGCACCCCGGCCAGATCGCCTACGACTACTGGACCGCTGCGCGGACGCTCGAGGCCGTCGGGCACCGTGCCGCGTTCGGGTTCAACTGGGACCCCAGCCACATGATGTGGCAGCGCGTCGACCCGGTGGTCTTCATCACCGACTTCGCCGACCGCGTCTACCACGTGGACTGCAAGGACACGCGGCTGCGGCCTCCCGACGGGCGCCGCGGCGTCCTCGGCTCGCACCTGATGCGGGGGGACCTGCGGCGGGGGTGGGACTTCGTCTCCGCCGGGCACGGGGACGTGCCCTGGGAGGACTGCTTCCGCGCGCTGCGGTTGACCGGCTACACGGGGCCGGTCTCGGTGGAGTGGGAGGACGCGGTCATGGATCGGATGCGCGGGGCGGCCGAAGCGGTCGGTTACGTTCGCTCGCTGCTGTGGGCCGCCTCCGACAGCCAGGAGTGGGCGGATTCGGCCGGGAGTGGGGGGCGGGGGTAGGAGGTCAGCCCGGTGTCGCCGAGGCGGGGCTGTCGAGGATGTGCTGGAGGTGGGGCAGGGGCCGGGGCCGCCACGAGTGCCCGCCACCGCGGGCGCAGCTGCGCGCCGGGGGATGGGGGGACGCCGACATCGGCGGCATGCTCTTCGCCTGCACGACGGTGGCGGTAGCGGCTTGACCCGTGTGGGACGCGGTGGAGGAGGTGACCGGAGGGCCGGTGCGTACCTTCCGTCAGTGGGTCGCCGACCACGCCGAGGACCTCCGGTGATCCGACCGCCTCGGACCGCTCCGTCCGCGGCGCTCCTGCGGCCCGTGGCGGCCGCTACGCCGGAGTGTGGCCAGGCTGCTGCCCGCCGGATCGGGAGGTGACCGCCGCTGTCGCGGTGCATGTCGGACACGGGGGATTTCGGCGGTGAAGTGCTTGCGCACACGCGCCCGCGGTGTGATTGACATCCCCACCTCGGATTGTAACTATCTGTAGTCGGCAGAGTCCGATAAGTGATTGGAAGGTGTCATGGCCGAGCTGCCCGGGATCCTCATCGACCTTCTCGCCGACGAGGTCGTCCACCTGGAGGGATGGCGTCTGGAGCTCATCGAGGGCGACCTCGACTGAGTATCCGGACCGTGACGGAGGCTCCTCGACCCGCTCGGGGAGCCTCCGTCGTTGCCTGACCGAGGAGAAGCCAACCATGGCAGAGCAGACAGCGCGGCCGTCCACCGGCCACCCGCCCGCCCGACGCGAGGCCGTCGTCGACGAGCTGCACGGGCGCGTCGTGGCCGACCCCTACCGGTGGCTGGAGGACGGGGAGTCGGCCGAGTGCCGGACGTGGCTGGCCGACCAGGAGGAGCTGTTCACCCGACACGCCCGCACGTGGCGGTGCCGGGACGCCTTCGCGGCGCTGTTGGAGGAGCTGACCGCTGAGGGGGGCGCCGCCGTCCCGGTGCTGTCGGTGCCGGTGGTGCGGGGAGGCCGCCGCTTCCTGCTGCGCCGCGCCCCCGGACAGCAGTTGCCCGTGCTGGTGGTCACCGACGCCGACGGAGGCGAGCGGACGCTGCTGAACCCGCTGGACCTGGACGCCTCGGCCACCACCACCCTGGACGCCTGGCGTCCCTCGTGGACCGGTGACCTCGTCGCCTACCAGGTCTCGCACCGGGGCGAGGAGCGGCCGACGCTGCGGGTGCTGGACGCCGCCACCGGACGCACCGTCGACGGCCCCCTGCGTCCGGGCCGGGCCACGCCGGTGGCCTGGCTTCCCGACGACACCGGCTTCTACTACGTCGACACCCCTGACGGCTCGTCGGCCAGGCGGTTGCGGCTGCACCTGCTCGGCGACGCCTCCCGCGACGACGCCGTGCTCTTCACCGTCGACCTGCCGCAACTGTCGGTGGCGACCAGCCCGGACGGCCGGTGGATGATGCTGAGCGCCGCCCCCGGGGCCACCTCCGGCAACCTGCTGTGGCTGGCCGAGACGGCCACGGACCACCTCGCCCCGAGGCTGGTCCACGACGGCACCGGCGACGGCACCCGCGCGGTGGTGAAGTTCGGCCCCGACGGGCGGATCTACGCGGTCACCGACGCGGACGCCCCCTTCGGGCGGTTGTGCGCCGTTGACCCGGACGCCCCCGACTCCGCGCGGTGGCGCACGCTCATCGCCTCCGCGGCCCCGGCGGTGCTCACCGACTGTGTGGTGCTGCGCGAATCCGACAGCGGACGGATGCGCCTGCTCGTCAGCTACTCCCGGCACGGCGCGGCCGACCTGGTGGTGCACGACGCCGACGGGACCCGGCTCGGCCGCGTCCCGCTGCCGGGCCCCGGAACGGTCCTGCGGCTGTCCGCGCCGCCCAGTGGGGCGGCGGAGGCGTGGTTCGGCTACACCGACTTCGTGACACCTCCCTCCGTGTACCGCTTCCGCCTGGGGCAGGGGGTCAGCGCGGCCCGCCCGTCGGTGCGCGACCGGGGACCGTGGCCCGCCGTCCGCCAGGTCACCTACCCGTCGCACGACGGCACGCCGGTGCGGATGCACCTGGTCGGGCTGCCCGGCGACGGCGTGGGGCCACGTCCGACCCTGTTGACCGCCTACGGCGGTTTCGGTGCCTCCAGCGTCCCCGGCTACTCGCCGGCGGTGCTGGCCTGGGTCAGGGCGGGCGGGCTGTACGCGGTCGCGCACGTGCGGGGCGGCGGTGAGGGAGGAACCGCGTGGCATGCCGCGGGCAGGGGGCGCCACAAGCCCAACGCCGTCGCCGACTTCGTCTCCGCCGCCCGGTGGCTGGTCGCGCGGGGGTGGACGTCCCCTGACCGGCTGGCTCTCAGGGGTGCTTCGCACAGCGGGCTGCTGGTGGCCGCCGCGCTCGCTCGGCACCCCGACCTGTGCGCGGCTGCCGTCTGCTCCGACGCGGTGACCGACATGGTCCGCTACCCCCGTTTCGGGTTGGGGCGGCTGTGGACCGAGGAGTTCGGCACCGCCGAGGATCCGGAGCAGCTCGACGTGCTGCTCGGCTACTCGCCCTACCACCGTGTCCAAGACGGTGCCGCCTATCCGGCGGTGCTGTTCACCTGCGCCCGCACCGACCCGCGTGTGGACTCGCTGCACACCCGCAAGATGGCCGCGGCGTTGCAGCACGCCACCTCCGCGCGGCGGCCCGTGCTGCTGCGCTGTGAGGCCGACGTCGGCCACGGGGCGCGTTCGGTGGCGCGCTGGATCGGTCTGCAGGCTGACATCCTCGCGTTCTGCGCGACCCACACCGGGCTGCGCCTCCCGCACGCCGACGACCGCTGCTGACCCCGGGGCGGGTGCACGCGGCCCGGGGCGCACCCGCCCCGGGGGGCCGCCGATCCCCGCCGGGAGTGGGGGATGATACCGGCCATGGACATCGGGTACCTGGCCGCGCTCGCCGGGGGAGCGCTGGCGCTGTTCAGTCCGTGTAGCGCCCTGCTGCTGCCGTCCTTCTTCGCCTACGCCTTCCGCACTCCCGCCCGCTTGTTGGCGCGCACCGGCGTCTTCTACGCGGGGCTGTGTGCGGCCCTGGTGCCGCTGGGCATGGGGTCGGCGCTGGTGAGCACTCTCTTCTACGGGCATCGGGAGGCGCTGGTCACGGCCGCGGGCACGGCCGTGATCCTGCTGGGGGTGGCGCAGGTGCTCGCTCCCGGTTCCGCCTGGGGGCTGCCCGCCCGCTGGCAGGCGCGGATCGGTGGGCGGACGGGCGCCGTGTCGGTGTTCGGGCTGGGGGCGGTCTACGGCCTGGCGGGGTTCTGCTCCGGTCCGGTGCTGGGTGCGGTGCTCACCGTGGCCGCGACCGGGACCGTGCTGCGTGGCGCGCTGCTGCTGGCCTGCTACGCGCTGGGCATGGCGGCGCCGATGTTCTTCCTGGCCGCGCTGTGGGACCGCTGCGACCTGGGACGTCGGCGCTGGCTGCGGGGACACCTTCATACGGTCGGTCCGCTGCGGCTGCACACCACCGGCACGGTCTCGGGGCTGCTGTTCGTCGGCGTCGGCGTGCTGTTCGTGGCCTACGACGGAACCGCGGCGCTGGGCGGGCTGCCGGGGCTGGGATGGTTGGAGGAGGCGGCCTACCGTGCCCAGGAGCCCCTGTTCGCGCTGGATGCCCGCGTCGATCTGGCCCTGCTCGCGGTGGTGGGGGCGGTGCTGGTCGGGGTGGTGCTCCGCCGTGTCCGCCGGGACCTCGGTGGGCGCGGCAGGGGAGAGGGCGCCTCCGGCGGGGACGGGCGGTGAGGGGACAGGGGCCGTGAACTCCCCGGTCGCGCCGCCTTGGTGGAGCCGAGGATGAGATCATAGAAATCTTCGTTGTAAAGGAGGCAGTTTCTTAATAGAAAGACAAACGGATCGAGGTTTGAGTGCCAAGTCCGTGAAAATCGAGGTATTCCACAGAATCATCCAGGAACGAGCCACCACCGGCAGTCGGTGGTGGCCCGCTTCGGACGGCCGATGCGGAATGCCCCACCCCTCCCCGAGTTCTCCGCGAAGACCCCCGTGCCCACCGCAGAACCCAATACTCACACCTCAGAGAGACCACGAATGGAAAACACGGAAAAAGACAGAAAGCAGAGGCAACATGAGCGATCCGCAGACAGAAGAACCGGGGAGAGCGGTTGGTTCTCCACGACGGAGAAGCCGTCGCGGAGCGGGTGGCTACGTCGTGCTTGCGGCGGCGCTGCTGCTGGTCGCCGTCGCTGCCGTGGTGCGTGTTGTCGACTGGTACGGCGATGGGGCGGTTCCCTCCACCGCGGCGAGTCCTTCCCCGTCCGGGTCCGTCGCGTCACCGCCCGTGCTGCGGGGACCGGTTCCACCGGAGGTCGAGACGGCGCTGACACTGGGTTCTGCCGAGGCGCCGGTGACCATGGTGGTGTTCAGCGACTACCAGTGCCCCTACTGCGCGACCTTCGCCACCGAGCAGCAGCCGGTGCTGGTGCGTGACTACGTGGAGACCGGGCTGTTGCGGCTGGTCTGGCGCGACTATCCCTACCTGGGGGAGGAGTCGGTGCGTGCGGCGGTGGCGGCCCG is a genomic window containing:
- a CDS encoding prolyl oligopeptidase family serine peptidase — its product is MAEQTARPSTGHPPARREAVVDELHGRVVADPYRWLEDGESAECRTWLADQEELFTRHARTWRCRDAFAALLEELTAEGGAAVPVLSVPVVRGGRRFLLRRAPGQQLPVLVVTDADGGERTLLNPLDLDASATTTLDAWRPSWTGDLVAYQVSHRGEERPTLRVLDAATGRTVDGPLRPGRATPVAWLPDDTGFYYVDTPDGSSARRLRLHLLGDASRDDAVLFTVDLPQLSVATSPDGRWMMLSAAPGATSGNLLWLAETATDHLAPRLVHDGTGDGTRAVVKFGPDGRIYAVTDADAPFGRLCAVDPDAPDSARWRTLIASAAPAVLTDCVVLRESDSGRMRLLVSYSRHGAADLVVHDADGTRLGRVPLPGPGTVLRLSAPPSGAAEAWFGYTDFVTPPSVYRFRLGQGVSAARPSVRDRGPWPAVRQVTYPSHDGTPVRMHLVGLPGDGVGPRPTLLTAYGGFGASSVPGYSPAVLAWVRAGGLYAVAHVRGGGEGGTAWHAAGRGRHKPNAVADFVSAARWLVARGWTSPDRLALRGASHSGLLVAAALARHPDLCAAAVCSDAVTDMVRYPRFGLGRLWTEEFGTAEDPEQLDVLLGYSPYHRVQDGAAYPAVLFTCARTDPRVDSLHTRKMAAALQHATSARRPVLLRCEADVGHGARSVARWIGLQADILAFCATHTGLRLPHADDRC
- a CDS encoding cytochrome c biogenesis CcdA family protein; translated protein: MDIGYLAALAGGALALFSPCSALLLPSFFAYAFRTPARLLARTGVFYAGLCAALVPLGMGSALVSTLFYGHREALVTAAGTAVILLGVAQVLAPGSAWGLPARWQARIGGRTGAVSVFGLGAVYGLAGFCSGPVLGAVLTVAATGTVLRGALLLACYALGMAAPMFFLAALWDRCDLGRRRWLRGHLHTVGPLRLHTTGTVSGLLFVGVGVLFVAYDGTAALGGLPGLGWLEEAAYRAQEPLFALDARVDLALLAVVGAVLVGVVLRRVRRDLGGRGRGEGASGGDGR
- a CDS encoding DsbA family protein produces the protein MLAAALLLVAVAAVVRVVDWYGDGAVPSTAASPSPSGSVASPPVLRGPVPPEVETALTLGSAEAPVTMVVFSDYQCPYCATFATEQQPVLVRDYVETGLLRLVWRDYPYLGEESVRAAVAARAAARQGDYWDYHEALYVDPDAWIAEGASTESLVRVAAEAGLDTDRFVEDMADPALREAVRADFDFGLGLGVPGTPAFLINGTAFFGAQPIERFAEQIEAASDQAD